A region of Notolabrus celidotus isolate fNotCel1 chromosome 4, fNotCel1.pri, whole genome shotgun sequence DNA encodes the following proteins:
- the zgc:65997 gene encoding C-factor yields MSFAVMAAPIALIQGASRGLGLEFCKHILKSKSSAAVIATCRNPDGAAELRGLAGQHPSRLTVLRLDVTQEEDVRGAAQRVKESFGRLDLIVNSSAMLHPSGKGETSLRDVSAQGIISTLMTNTVGPLVMAKYFTPLLQKGGGGFGQQPAEKSKQHSGIIVNITAKVGSIGDNGLGGWYSYRMSKAALNMATRNLSIELGRSRPKVVCVSLHPGTVNTDLSRPYHKNVPKDKLFSGEHSVNCLMSIIEALNIEKTGKAYNWDGAELPW; encoded by the exons ATGTCATTTGCTGTCATGGCTGCCCCCATCGCGCTCATTCAAGGGGCCAGCAGAGGACTGGGTCTTGAGTTTTGCaagcatatcttaaagagcaaaagctctgctgctgttataGCGACATGCCGAAACCCGGACGGAGCGGCAGAGCTGCGGGGCCTGGCCGGTCAACACCCCAGCAGACTGACGGTGCTCCGGCTAGACGTGACCCAGGAGGAAGACGTCCGCGGGGCTGCTCAGCGTGTTAAGGAGAGCTTTGGTCGGCTGGATCTGATTGTCAACTCCTCGGCAATGCTTCACCCCTCTGGAAAAGGAGAGACCAGCCTGAGAGATGTTTCTGCTCAG GGCATTATTTCCACCTTGATGACCAACACAGTGGGTCCCCTGGTAATGGCCAAGTATTTTACCCCCCTCCTTCAGAAGGGTGGGGGTGGTTTCGGtcagcagcctgcagagaaatcGAAGCAGCACAGCGGCATCATTGTGAACATCACTGCCAAAGTGGGATCCATAGGTGACAATG GCCTTGGTGGTTGGTACAGCTACAGAATGTCTAAAGCAGCTCTCAACATGGCTACCAGGAATCTTTCTATAGAGCTGGGCCGCAGTCGACCAAAG gtagtgtgtgtgtctttacatCCAGGAACAGTGAACACAGACCTGTCTCGACCATATCACAAGAATGTGCCAAAAGACAAGTTGTTCAGTGGTGAACACTCTGTGAACTGTCTGATGAGCATCATAGAAGCATTGAACATCGAAAAGACTGGCAAGGCGTACAACTGGGACGGAGCTGAACTTCCTTGGTAG